In Thermodesulfovibrionales bacterium, the DNA window ATATCCCCGCATTCAGGATCAAAGAGGACTGTGTGCCGAAAATGGAGACATATCTCTGGTTTACCGCATCCGAGGCTGGGACCTATGACATCTTCTGCACGGAGTACTGTGGATTGGGGCACTCGGGAATGGTCTCACAGGTTGTCGTCATGTCGGAAAAAGATTTCGATGCGTGGTACGGCGCGGCCGTTACCTCCGTTGAGAAGGCCAGGGGGCTTAAGATCCTTGAAGAGAAGGGGTGTCTTGGATGCCATACCACCGACGGGACAGGGAAAGCAGGCCCGACCTTCAAGGGATTGTACGGCTCACAGGTAACAGTTTTGACGAAGGGGAAGGAGAGGGTGATCGTTGCCGACGACGACTATCTCCGAAGGTCGATCCTCGATCCCGGAGCCGATATCGTCAGGGGATACCAGAATATCATGCCGAAGTTGGCCGTCACTCCGGAAGAAGTGCAGGAAATAGTAACGTATCTGAAGACATTGAAATGAGCCTCCTGGTGAGAACGGCAGGCACCTGCCTTGCCCTCTGCAAGATCCGGATATCCCTATTCTCTTGCCTTTCCGCTGCCACGGGGTTTCTCCTCTCTGCCCGCTGGGTGAAACCGGAGATGGTCGTCCTCATGATAGGGATATGCTTTCTTGCCTGCGGCTCTTCGGCCCTCAATCAGTGGCAGGAGAGAGATAGCGACCTCATCATGTCGAGGACGAGGAACAGGCCGATCCCTTCGGGCATGATCAGACCTTCCCATGCCCGCTGCTTTTCACTGATTCTCATCTTCCTGGGCTCGATTGCGCTCCTCCTAACCGGAAAGATCGCGGCTCCCCTCTTGGGTCTATCAGCGGTCTTTTGGTATAACGGCGTTTACACACCTCTCAAGAAGAGAACGGCTTTTGCTGCGGTACCCGGTGCCCTCGTCGGTGCAGTGCCGCCGGCTGTCGGTTGGATCACCGGCGGTGGCGACCTCCAGGAACCTGAGCTCCTGGCCCTATGCTTCTTCTTCTTCCTGTGGCAGATTCCCCATTTCTGGCTCCTTGTCCTGAGCCATGGAGAAGAATACAGGGAGGCGGGGTTTCCTGCCCTGACCGGCATATTCACGAGGCCGCAATTATCGAGGATGATCTTTAACTGGATCGTTGCAACGGCCGTGAGCTCTCTCATCCTGTCCGTCTATTCCGCACCGGGCTCCTCGCTCGTAAATGTTCTCCTCACCGTGCTCTCCTTATGGCTTGTCTGGAACGGCATTCAACTCCTCAGGGGACAAGGAGGGGAGAGACTGTGCGCCCTTACCTTCAGGAGAATGAATGCTTATATGTTTATCGTCATGCTTCTCTTATCGCTCGACAAGCTTCTTATCCATCTCCCGGTCTTTAAGGCATAGGAAGCGCGACGGTGATCTCGGGTATTGTTAACGGATCATCTCCCGATGAAGACCGAAGAGTGACGTGACCCGTTGAGACGAAGGATGGAAGAAGGCACTGAAATCTGCAGCCTCGATTACCTGATGGGCACCCTTGCCACGGGGTACAAAGGACTGATCACCGGCCTCATCGCGAAAGACTTTTGTATCAGCGAGGAAGGCAAGGGGGCGGTCGTGAAAGGGACAATCCTGTCGATGCC includes these proteins:
- the coxB gene encoding cytochrome c oxidase subunit II, which translates into the protein MLIPQASNSADKVDAAFTYILGIEVVLLTLVTSAMVFFVIRYRRKKKEKAENIEGSLFLEILWTVIPTLLVLGMFYIGWRSFDALRAVPKEVMVIKVTARQWSWLFGYENGKESDTLRVPLGRPVKMLITSADVIHSFYIPAFRIKEDCVPKMETYLWFTASEAGTYDIFCTEYCGLGHSGMVSQVVVMSEKDFDAWYGAAVTSVEKARGLKILEEKGCLGCHTTDGTGKAGPTFKGLYGSQVTVLTKGKERVIVADDDYLRRSILDPGADIVRGYQNIMPKLAVTPEEVQEIVTYLKTLK
- a CDS encoding protoheme IX farnesyltransferase, whose protein sequence is MSLLVRTAGTCLALCKIRISLFSCLSAATGFLLSARWVKPEMVVLMIGICFLACGSSALNQWQERDSDLIMSRTRNRPIPSGMIRPSHARCFSLILIFLGSIALLLTGKIAAPLLGLSAVFWYNGVYTPLKKRTAFAAVPGALVGAVPPAVGWITGGGDLQEPELLALCFFFFLWQIPHFWLLVLSHGEEYREAGFPALTGIFTRPQLSRMIFNWIVATAVSSLILSVYSAPGSSLVNVLLTVLSLWLVWNGIQLLRGQGGERLCALTFRRMNAYMFIVMLLLSLDKLLIHLPVFKA